The Raphanus sativus cultivar WK10039 chromosome 6, ASM80110v3, whole genome shotgun sequence sequence AAGACGAGGAGAAAGGAGAAGGGTCGATGCGTAATCTGCCATGGAACTGGAAGAGTCGACTGTTTCAATTGTAGCGGGAAAGGTAACGAACTCTGCTTCTCAACATTTAGTGTCTCATCATCTTATGATGTTTGCTTGCATGTTTGTGATGTATATGATTCAAAGGGAGGACTAATTTCGTGGATATGGAGATGCTTCCAAGAGGAGAGTGGCCCAAATGGTAAAAATGATGTTCTTTTAGTATTGTATCTTTGGTGTTTGGTTGAGAAAGTTAAAAGACTTTTTGACTGTTTGGTCACAGGTGCAGGAGCTGTGGAGGGAGTGGGTTATGTGAATGCTCTCGCTGTCTTGGCACTGGAGAGTACAGATACATTATGGGTTTCCGGTTCTTAAACAAACACGATGACGTTGATCCCCAGTTATGATATGCTGAAACGCTGGTGGTGATGTTTCCTTAccagttttttattttgtatatgttaAGTGATGAATAGTGAAGACTTTAGTATGTTTAGATATGGTTGCTGTTGACTTC is a genomic window containing:
- the LOC108809660 gene encoding uncharacterized protein LOC108809660; its protein translation is MAASACLRLPAAMSVRREEGVPNSKSSQEKPILYLNKPSWIVTTQCGAKTRRKEKGRCVICHGTGRVDCFNCSGKGRTNFVDMEMLPRGEWPKWCRSCGGSGLCECSRCLGTGEYRYIMGFRFLNKHDDVDPQL